One genomic region from Glaciimonas sp. PAMC28666 encodes:
- the cphA gene encoding cyanophycin synthetase, whose amino-acid sequence MDVSRIRILRGPNLWTRHTAIEAIVSCAEAERSIVGMDGFETRLRARFPHIGFLESTGSDDTISMAHALESAALALQSQAGCPVTFSRTVQALESGVYQVIVEYTEEAVGKLAFECAQTLCAAAANDLPFDLADALARLRELDEDVRLGPSTGSIVEAAVARGVPFRRLTDGSMVQFGWGSRQRRIQAAETSATSAIAESIAQDKELTKMLLNAAGVPVPQGRVVSNAADAWQVAQEIDSPVVIKPRDGNQGKGVAVNISTREQVFAAFAVAAEICSDVIVERYLPGHDFRLLVVGKEMVAAARRDPPLVIGDGVHTIRELVDQVNSDPLRGDGHATPLTKIRFDAIALASLAKQDYHADTVPPTGVRVVLRNNANLSTGGTATDVTNDVHPQMAARAVAAAQMVGLDICGVDVVCSSVHRPLEEQEGGIVEVNAAPGLRMHISPSYGKGRPVGKAIISTMFSGHDDGRIPLVAVAGTNGKTTTVRLIAHLLSCKGLRVGMTNSDGVYIEKQRIDTGDCSGPRSARNVLMHPDVDAAVFETARGGILREGLGFDRCNVAVITNIGMGDHLGLSFISTVEDLAVVKRVIVENVAPNGVAVLNAGDPMVTSMAKVCPGSVTFFAYDKSNTVMTTHRAQGHRVVYLDGTDIVAAQGLNEVRVPLAEIPLTRNGTIRFQIENVMAATAAAWALKLDWEIIRTGLRTFINDPATVPGRFNIFDYRGATVIADYGHNPDAIVALVQAVENMPAKRRSVVISGAGDRRDEDIRQQTQLLGDAFDEVILYQDQCQRGRADGEVLALLRDGLKNARRTSATQEIDGEFIAIDTALSTLTEGDLCLILIDQVEEALEHIAKRVAEH is encoded by the coding sequence ATGGACGTATCACGCATCCGAATTCTACGTGGCCCAAATCTATGGACCCGTCACACAGCCATTGAAGCAATCGTGTCCTGCGCTGAAGCGGAGCGCTCGATTGTTGGAATGGACGGTTTTGAGACGCGATTGCGCGCCCGCTTTCCCCATATTGGGTTCCTTGAATCGACCGGTAGCGACGATACGATTTCGATGGCCCACGCTCTCGAAAGCGCTGCGCTTGCCCTTCAGTCGCAAGCCGGTTGTCCTGTCACGTTCAGTCGTACCGTGCAGGCTCTCGAATCGGGCGTGTATCAGGTCATTGTTGAATATACGGAAGAAGCGGTCGGAAAGCTCGCCTTTGAATGCGCGCAGACGTTATGTGCCGCTGCAGCCAACGATCTTCCATTCGATCTAGCCGACGCGTTAGCCCGATTGCGCGAGCTCGATGAAGACGTTCGCTTAGGGCCAAGCACCGGTTCGATAGTGGAAGCCGCCGTCGCACGGGGCGTGCCGTTTCGCCGCCTTACCGACGGTAGCATGGTGCAGTTTGGCTGGGGAAGTCGCCAACGTCGCATACAGGCAGCGGAAACCAGTGCCACCAGCGCAATTGCAGAGTCCATCGCGCAGGATAAAGAACTCACCAAGATGCTGCTTAATGCCGCCGGTGTTCCGGTGCCACAAGGTCGCGTGGTTTCTAACGCTGCCGATGCGTGGCAGGTAGCACAAGAAATCGACAGCCCGGTGGTGATTAAACCGCGTGACGGCAATCAGGGCAAAGGTGTCGCCGTAAATATCAGCACACGCGAGCAGGTCTTTGCTGCCTTCGCCGTCGCGGCTGAAATTTGTTCGGACGTTATTGTTGAACGTTATCTGCCGGGTCACGATTTCCGATTACTTGTCGTTGGCAAAGAAATGGTTGCCGCCGCCAGGCGCGATCCTCCGCTAGTGATCGGTGATGGCGTCCATACCATCAGAGAACTGGTCGATCAAGTCAACAGCGATCCGCTGCGTGGCGACGGTCATGCTACCCCTCTCACCAAAATTCGTTTCGATGCTATTGCATTAGCCAGCCTTGCCAAGCAGGATTACCATGCCGATACCGTTCCTCCAACCGGTGTCCGGGTGGTCTTGCGTAACAATGCCAATCTGAGCACCGGCGGGACTGCAACTGACGTTACCAATGACGTCCATCCCCAAATGGCAGCGCGCGCCGTCGCCGCGGCCCAAATGGTCGGACTCGATATTTGTGGGGTCGATGTCGTCTGCAGCAGCGTCCACAGACCGCTCGAAGAGCAGGAAGGGGGCATCGTTGAAGTGAATGCTGCGCCGGGTTTACGTATGCACATAAGCCCTTCGTATGGCAAGGGCCGGCCAGTCGGCAAGGCCATTATCTCTACGATGTTCAGCGGCCACGATGACGGCCGTATCCCTTTGGTTGCCGTCGCTGGAACCAACGGCAAAACGACGACTGTACGCTTGATTGCGCATTTGCTGAGCTGTAAAGGTCTGCGGGTTGGCATGACCAACTCGGATGGTGTCTATATTGAAAAGCAGCGCATCGATACCGGGGATTGCAGTGGTCCACGTAGTGCGCGGAATGTCTTGATGCATCCTGACGTTGATGCGGCCGTATTTGAGACCGCGCGTGGCGGCATATTGCGTGAAGGTCTCGGCTTTGATCGTTGCAACGTCGCAGTCATTACCAACATCGGGATGGGCGATCATCTTGGATTGAGCTTTATCAGCACAGTTGAAGATCTGGCTGTAGTCAAACGTGTGATCGTTGAAAATGTCGCACCAAACGGTGTCGCCGTCTTGAATGCCGGCGATCCGATGGTCACCAGTATGGCGAAAGTTTGCCCCGGCTCCGTGACTTTTTTCGCCTATGATAAAAGTAATACTGTGATGACGACGCATCGCGCACAGGGTCATCGCGTGGTGTATTTGGACGGTACAGATATTGTCGCAGCACAGGGTCTGAACGAAGTGCGCGTGCCACTGGCGGAAATTCCATTAACCCGCAACGGTACCATTCGGTTTCAGATCGAAAACGTCATGGCGGCAACAGCAGCTGCGTGGGCTTTAAAGCTCGACTGGGAAATCATTCGCACCGGCCTGCGGACGTTTATTAATGACCCGGCTACCGTGCCCGGCCGATTCAATATATTCGACTATCGCGGCGCAACCGTCATTGCCGATTACGGCCATAATCCCGATGCGATTGTCGCGCTGGTTCAGGCAGTCGAAAACATGCCAGCGAAACGTCGCTCGGTGGTCATAAGCGGCGCTGGTGATCGGCGCGATGAGGATATTCGTCAACAGACACAATTGCTGGGCGATGCGTTCGATGAGGTCATCCTTTATCAGGACCAATGTCAACGCGGCCGTGCCGATGGCGAAGTCCTGGCACTCCTGCGAGACGGCCTGAAAAACGCGCGTCGCACGAGCGCCACACAGGAAATTGATGGCGAATTCATTGCTATTGACACCGCACTGTCCACTTTGACCGAAGGTGATTTATGCCTGATTTTGATAGACCAGGTAGAAGAAGCCCTCGAACATATTGCAAAGCGCGTTGCTGAGCATTGA
- the cphA gene encoding cyanophycin synthetase, with protein MKNIEFLRITSLRGPNIWTYRSALEAWIDIGELEDCPSNVIPGFNQRLTSWLPSLIEHRCSYGERGGFVQRLQDGTWPGHILEHVTLELQNLAGLPGGFGKARETSKRGVYKVVVRARHEQVTRAALYAARDLVMAAIEDRPFDVPAHIETLRGMVDSLCLGPSTACIVEAADQRRIPSLRLSAGNLVQLGHGARQRRIWTAETDQTSAIAESISRDKDLTKSLLQACGVPIPEGRLVDSAEDAWLAAEDIGLPVVVKPTDANHGRGVFIDLNTRTEVETAYAVALEEGSSVIVERFVRGNEHRLLIVGGKLAAATRGEPLSVTGDGKSTIRQLIDSQLNSDPRRGDLEEHPLNPILLDQEPIIRMELERQGFLPDAIPDAGKTVLIQRTGNVSIDVTAKVHPSVAAAAALAARIIGLDIAGVDLVAEDISQPLEKQRGAIVEVNAGPGLLMHLKPAEGEPQPVGEAIINHLFSGEENGRIPIVGVAGTHGKTVVSHLIARLLNLNGQHTGLACSDGLYFNNQQVEKNNCADWTGAHRVLLNRAVEAAVFENGGTTILSEGLAYDRCQVGVVTNIAANDQLPEYYIDDAEQMAKVLRTQVDIVLPTGVAVLNAADRLVAAMAELCDGDVIFFGMEQTLPVIVDHLAQDKRAVFVREGQIILSKGSREVMLARVATIPLTADGQPTFQTENVLAAVAATWALGISVDLIRACIETFNMEQVVPKTKPKKQNRSN; from the coding sequence ATGAAAAACATAGAATTTCTCCGGATCACGTCCTTACGCGGACCAAATATATGGACGTATCGTTCAGCGCTTGAGGCTTGGATCGATATCGGAGAACTGGAAGATTGCCCTTCCAATGTCATTCCGGGCTTTAATCAAAGACTGACAAGCTGGTTGCCGTCGCTAATAGAACATCGCTGTAGCTACGGCGAACGCGGCGGCTTTGTGCAGCGCCTGCAGGATGGCACCTGGCCCGGTCATATTCTGGAACATGTCACGTTGGAACTGCAAAATCTTGCCGGTTTGCCCGGCGGATTTGGTAAAGCGCGGGAAACATCCAAGCGGGGCGTCTACAAAGTTGTGGTCCGCGCACGTCACGAACAAGTCACGCGCGCTGCCCTGTATGCCGCGCGCGACCTGGTGATGGCTGCGATCGAAGACCGTCCGTTTGATGTCCCGGCCCACATCGAGACCTTGCGGGGAATGGTCGATTCGCTGTGTCTCGGTCCGAGTACAGCATGCATCGTCGAGGCTGCTGATCAACGCCGCATCCCATCGCTGCGCCTTTCGGCTGGCAATCTGGTTCAACTGGGCCATGGCGCACGCCAACGACGCATCTGGACTGCGGAGACAGATCAGACCAGCGCGATTGCAGAAAGCATTTCGCGTGATAAAGACCTGACCAAAAGCCTGCTGCAGGCTTGTGGTGTGCCAATTCCGGAAGGACGGCTCGTTGACAGCGCCGAAGATGCGTGGCTGGCCGCTGAAGATATCGGTTTGCCGGTGGTGGTTAAACCCACCGATGCCAACCATGGTCGCGGCGTTTTTATTGACTTAAATACACGTACTGAAGTTGAAACCGCCTATGCCGTGGCCTTAGAAGAAGGTAGCAGCGTAATCGTCGAGCGCTTCGTTCGCGGTAACGAACATCGCCTTCTCATCGTCGGTGGCAAGCTGGCTGCCGCCACCCGCGGTGAACCGCTTTCGGTCACCGGTGATGGCAAATCAACCATTCGCCAACTGATCGATAGTCAGTTGAATAGTGATCCGCGCCGCGGCGATTTAGAGGAACATCCTCTCAATCCGATCCTTTTGGATCAGGAACCTATCATCAGAATGGAGCTGGAACGACAGGGATTTCTGCCTGACGCCATACCGGATGCCGGGAAAACAGTTTTAATTCAACGCACCGGCAATGTTTCCATAGACGTTACTGCAAAGGTCCATCCGAGCGTCGCCGCTGCGGCAGCGCTGGCAGCCCGCATTATCGGTCTGGACATCGCAGGGGTGGATCTGGTAGCAGAAGACATCTCGCAGCCGTTGGAAAAACAACGCGGTGCGATTGTCGAAGTCAATGCCGGACCTGGTCTGTTGATGCATCTCAAGCCAGCCGAGGGCGAACCGCAACCGGTCGGCGAAGCCATCATCAATCACTTGTTTTCAGGTGAAGAGAATGGTCGGATTCCGATCGTCGGCGTGGCTGGCACGCATGGTAAAACCGTCGTCTCTCACCTGATTGCGCGTCTGCTTAACCTCAACGGTCAACATACTGGCCTGGCATGCAGTGATGGGCTTTACTTCAACAATCAACAAGTTGAAAAAAACAACTGTGCTGACTGGACCGGTGCCCATCGGGTATTGCTGAACCGTGCGGTCGAAGCGGCGGTCTTCGAAAATGGCGGCACCACTATATTGTCAGAAGGCTTGGCCTACGATCGCTGTCAGGTTGGCGTCGTAACCAATATCGCTGCAAACGATCAACTGCCCGAGTACTATATTGACGACGCAGAGCAGATGGCTAAAGTATTGCGCACCCAGGTCGACATCGTTTTGCCTACTGGCGTTGCGGTTCTGAACGCAGCCGACCGGTTGGTTGCCGCCATGGCAGAGTTATGCGACGGCGATGTGATCTTTTTTGGCATGGAACAAACGTTGCCCGTCATCGTCGACCACCTGGCGCAAGACAAGCGTGCGGTGTTTGTGCGCGAAGGACAAATTATATTATCCAAGGGAAGCCGTGAAGTGATGTTGGCGCGCGTCGCAACCATTCCATTAACGGCCGATGGACAACCAACCTTCCAGACGGAAAATGTATTGGCGGCGGTCGCGGCAACATGGGCGCTCGGCATTTCAGTAGACTTGATTCGCGCCTGTATCGAAACCTTTAATATGGAACAAGTCGTGCCGAAGACCAAACCAAAAAAACAAAATCGGTCCAATTGA
- a CDS encoding ABC transporter ATP-binding protein: MPDRWSIEVAAQLAPDEKIAAWLELDIDSTLHFTRGLVVVTDRRVLAKMASDADWTHWSYSAGLSLRHFDHAGIGSLELVDAQERLACWRYTLGLNVIALRLINHFEQQLEAHLSGLPVHYPDEGVCPQCQAPLPPGEDTCAICPEKKDEASTRWALFRLVRFAKPYKWSLIFGFLLTLASTAATLIPPYLTLPLMDNILIPYQNGKPIDVGLVKLYMAGLLGSALVAWSLGWARTYILAIVSERIGADLRTSTYEHLLRLSQEYFGGKRTGDLMARIGSESDRICVFLSLHLLDFAIDVLMMLMTAAILISINPWLALVTLLPLPFIAWMIHLVRDRLRHGFEKIDRIWSEVTNVLADTIPGIRVVKAFAQEKREASRFKEANRHNLLVNDKVNKIWSLFTPTVTFLTEIGLLVVWAFGIWQVSQNQITVGVLVAFLAYIGRFYTRLDSMSRIVSVTQKAAAGAKRIFEILDHVSSVPEPANPVHIENVQGAIELRDIGFRYGNRSVMRGVNLSIKPGEMIGLVGHSGSGKSTLVNLICRFYDVSEGAIKLDGVDIRSLPITEYRRNIGLVLQEPFLFFGTIADNIAYGKPEATRKEVVAAARAAHAHEFILRLPQGYDSLVGERGQALSGGERQRISIARALLIDPRILIMDEATSSVDTSTEKEIQKALDNLVQGRTTIAIAHRLSTLRKADRLVVMDRGEIVEVGNHDELMACEGAYYRLYQAQLRNVDDEPELQNWNSISSKIAETTT; encoded by the coding sequence ATGCCCGACCGGTGGAGCATAGAGGTCGCCGCACAACTTGCGCCCGATGAAAAAATCGCCGCCTGGTTAGAGCTGGATATTGATTCCACCTTGCATTTTACGCGTGGTTTAGTGGTTGTGACTGATCGGCGTGTATTGGCAAAAATGGCGTCGGATGCAGACTGGACGCACTGGTCCTATTCCGCGGGGCTGTCTTTACGTCATTTTGACCATGCCGGTATCGGTAGTCTGGAGCTGGTTGATGCCCAAGAACGTTTGGCGTGCTGGCGCTACACCTTGGGATTGAACGTCATCGCCTTGCGATTGATTAACCATTTTGAGCAGCAATTAGAGGCGCATCTGTCGGGCCTACCCGTGCACTATCCGGATGAAGGCGTTTGTCCGCAATGCCAGGCTCCGCTTCCGCCAGGCGAAGATACCTGCGCAATCTGTCCGGAAAAAAAGGACGAGGCGTCTACACGTTGGGCTCTATTTCGGCTGGTGCGCTTTGCGAAGCCATACAAATGGTCGTTGATATTCGGCTTTTTACTGACACTAGCCTCGACCGCGGCAACCTTGATACCGCCTTATTTGACGTTGCCGTTGATGGATAACATTCTCATCCCATATCAAAATGGCAAACCAATAGACGTCGGATTGGTGAAGTTATATATGGCAGGTTTATTGGGCTCTGCATTGGTCGCATGGTCATTGGGCTGGGCGCGTACCTACATTTTGGCAATTGTCAGTGAGCGTATCGGCGCAGATTTGCGCACCTCCACTTACGAACATTTATTGCGCTTATCGCAAGAGTACTTCGGCGGCAAGCGTACCGGTGATTTGATGGCGCGCATCGGATCTGAATCTGACCGTATTTGTGTCTTTTTATCGCTGCATCTGCTGGATTTCGCCATTGACGTCCTCATGATGCTGATGACCGCAGCAATTCTGATCTCAATTAATCCCTGGTTAGCGTTAGTGACCTTGTTACCGCTGCCATTTATCGCGTGGATGATTCACCTCGTGCGTGATCGCTTACGTCATGGTTTTGAAAAAATTGATCGTATCTGGTCGGAAGTCACCAACGTGCTGGCAGACACCATTCCGGGCATTCGGGTGGTGAAAGCGTTCGCGCAGGAAAAGCGTGAGGCATCTCGGTTCAAGGAGGCCAACCGACACAACTTGCTGGTCAACGATAAAGTGAATAAAATTTGGTCGTTGTTTACGCCGACCGTCACTTTTTTGACTGAAATAGGCCTATTGGTGGTGTGGGCTTTCGGTATTTGGCAAGTATCGCAAAACCAGATAACGGTTGGGGTATTAGTCGCTTTTCTGGCTTACATCGGCCGTTTCTATACCCGCCTTGATTCGATGAGCAGGATAGTCTCGGTGACGCAGAAGGCCGCAGCCGGTGCCAAGCGTATCTTTGAGATTCTGGATCACGTATCGAGCGTTCCTGAGCCAGCAAATCCGGTGCACATCGAGAACGTCCAGGGGGCCATCGAATTACGTGACATCGGCTTCCGCTATGGCAATCGCTCAGTGATGCGTGGCGTAAATCTATCGATCAAACCGGGTGAAATGATCGGTCTGGTCGGCCACAGCGGCTCTGGCAAGAGCACCTTGGTCAATTTGATTTGTCGCTTCTACGACGTCTCGGAAGGCGCGATCAAGCTCGACGGCGTTGATATTCGCTCGCTACCGATCACCGAATATCGCCGTAATATTGGTCTGGTTTTGCAGGAGCCGTTTTTGTTTTTCGGCACTATCGCCGACAATATTGCTTATGGCAAGCCTGAAGCAACCCGTAAAGAAGTGGTGGCCGCGGCCCGTGCCGCGCATGCGCATGAATTTATTTTACGGTTGCCGCAAGGTTACGATTCGCTTGTCGGAGAGCGTGGCCAGGCATTGTCTGGCGGTGAGCGTCAGCGTATTTCGATTGCGCGCGCCTTGTTGATCGATCCCCGGATTTTAATCATGGATGAAGCCACTTCTTCCGTCGACACCAGTACCGAAAAAGAGATTCAGAAGGCGCTGGACAATCTGGTCCAGGGACGTACCACGATCGCCATTGCCCATCGCCTTTCGACGCTGCGCAAGGCGGACCGGTTGGTGGTGATGGATCGCGGCGAGATTGTTGAAGTCGGTAACCATGACGAACTGATGGCATGCGAGGGCGCCTATTACCGCCTCTATCAAGCGCAATTGCGCAACGTCGATGACGAACCTGAGTTGCAAAACTGGAACAGCATCAGCAGCAAGATCGCCGAGACCACTACATAA
- a CDS encoding DUF1854 domain-containing protein, translated as MTLHDFRLRLNTFGRLVLTTADGEVYQGVLPVRAFPISAADEGVSIVAANGQELAWIDQLSDLPEETRSMVEQELGRREFMPEITRIRHVSSYSTPSNWTVTTNRGEAIFTLKGEEDIRRLAGASLLIADNHGVHFVIRDLLTLDKVSRKILDRFL; from the coding sequence ATGACACTGCATGATTTCCGTTTGAGGCTGAATACGTTTGGCCGGCTAGTCTTGACGACGGCCGACGGTGAGGTCTATCAAGGTGTTCTGCCGGTGCGCGCCTTTCCGATAAGCGCAGCAGATGAGGGCGTATCCATTGTGGCTGCAAACGGGCAGGAACTGGCATGGATCGATCAATTAAGCGATCTGCCAGAAGAAACCCGTTCTATGGTTGAGCAGGAGTTAGGCAGACGCGAGTTTATGCCCGAGATCACCAGAATTCGACATGTGTCCAGCTATTCAACGCCGAGTAACTGGACAGTGACTACCAATCGCGGCGAGGCTATTTTTACGTTAAAAGGCGAGGAAGACATCCGCCGTTTGGCCGGAGCATCATTACTGATCGCCGATAACCACGGTGTGCATTTTGTCATCCGGGATTTGCTCACCCTGGATAAGGTCAGCCGCAAAATTTTGGATCGATTTTTGTAA